The following are encoded together in the Oreochromis niloticus isolate F11D_XX linkage group LG12, O_niloticus_UMD_NMBU, whole genome shotgun sequence genome:
- the LOC100691674 gene encoding uncharacterized protein LOC100691674, producing MNDHSEQRRNFQSKSFQEGTGLHLLPRRLRTSTGTWLSSRDSERLGLQVQGYCCPLLQRPSSGRVIPQSRGGGNEKLFSSIRVRLESRAKPASRSKTGSRPEMTSQSGAPTVSQSKDPVDERTETSRTPCDSERPARHTHPASTKVSELHLYLPSSLCEDEKQDRDGRDIRHLSEETSAEEDEVKLTISHTSHTSEDEPNPGLSNPQHNTDTN from the exons ATGAATGACCACAGTGAGCAAAGAAGGAACTTTCAGTCCAAATCCTTTCAAGAGGGTACAGGACTCCACCTACTTCCACGTAGACTGAGGACTTCTACAGGCACGTGGCTTTCATCCAGAGACTCTGAGCGTTTGGGCCTGCAAG TGCAGGGGTACTGCTGCCCCCTCCTGCAGAGGCCCAGCAGTGGAAGGGTGATCCCACAGAGCAGAGGGGGAGGAAATGAGAAACTGTTCAGCAGCATCAGGGTGAGGCTGGAAAGCAGAGCAAAGCCAGCATCAAGGTCCAAAACTGGGAGCAGACCTGAGATGACCTCACAAAGTGGAGCTCCCACTGTGAGCCAAAGCAAAGATCCAGTCGATGAAAGAACAG agACCTCGAGAACCCCCTGCGACAGCGAGAGGCCGGCTCGACACACGCATCCTGCTTCCACAAAGGTTTCAGAGCTCCATCTATATCTGCCTTCATCACTGTGTGAAGATGAGAAGCAGGACAGAGACGGACGGGACATAAG GCATTTATCAGAGGAGACCAGCGCTGAAGAAGATGAGGTCAAACTAACCATCTCACACACATCGCACACCAGTGAAGACGAGCCTAATCCAGGACTCAGCAATCCacagcacaacacagacacCAACTGA
- the LOC100691406 gene encoding uncharacterized protein LOC100691406 has product MSHQLFLETVFVAACLSVNLSCEQSSPDCFNLWDHRLGGHISQYINYGNHEGNEFHYNDTLKLLSVSYFAHNKDPMTVVHYHCNPNQSTSIIQEQSLNSREPLQIWVESLCACPNACAVGDLGLGTIFLIILSFSGAAYFLFGSCALRPFRSSSGAQISPEHSVWCMICYLCADRRPARRHYTDAADCRQDDEHCSTPQSGSVLQCA; this is encoded by the exons ATGTCACACCAACTGTTTCTGGAGACTGTATTCGTTGCAGCATGTCTCTCTGTGAATTTGAGCTGTGAACAGTCCTCACCAGACTGTTTCAACCTCTG GGATCACAGGCTCGGCGGACACATCAGCCAGTATATCAACTATGGAAACCATGAAGGGAATGAGTTCCACTACAACGACACACTAAAGCTGCTGTCTGTCTCCTACTTTG CTCACAACAAGGACCCAATGACAGTCGTGCATTACCACTGTAATCCAAATCAGTCCACGTCTATCATCCAAGAGCAGAGCCTGAACAGCAGGGAGCCCCTGCAGATCTGGGTGGAGAGCCTCTGTGCTTGTCCAAATGCCTGTGCTGTGGGAGATCTGGGTCTAGGCACCATCTTCCTCATCATCCTCTCCTTCAGTGGAGCTGCGTACTTCCTCTTTG GCTCCTGTGCACTGAGACCCTTTCGCAGCAGCAGTGGTGCCCAGATCTCTCCAGAGCACAGTGTGTGGTGCATGATCTGCTACCTGTGTGCCGACAGGAGGCCAGCAAGAAGACACTACACAGATGCGGCAGATTGCAGGCAGGACGACGAACACTGCAGCACGCCTCAGTCTGGCTCTGTTCTACAGTGTGCTTAA
- the rpl35 gene encoding large ribosomal subunit protein uL29 has translation MAKIKARDLRGKKKEELLKQLDDLKNELSQLRVAKVTGGAASKLSKIRVVRKSIARVLTVINQTQKENLRKFYKGKKYKPLDLRPKKTRALRRRLNKHEESLRTKKQQKKDLLYSIRKYAVKA, from the exons ATG GCCAAAATCAAGGCAAGAGATCTGCGGGGCaagaagaaggaggagctgCTAAAGCAGCTCGACGACCTGAAAAATGAGTTGTCCCAGCTGCGAGTGGCCAAGGTTACTGGTGGAGCTGCTTCCAAACTCTCCAAGAT CCGTGTTGTTCGCAAGTCCATCGCCAGAGTCCTGACTGTAATCAAccagacacagaaggagaacTTGAGGAAGTTCTACAAG GGCAAGAAGTACAAGCCCCTGGATCTGAGACCCAAGAAGACCAGAGCTCTGCGCCGCCGGCTCAACAAGCACGAAGAGAGCCTGCGCACCAAGAAACAGCAGAAGAAAGACCTCCTCTACTCAATCCGCAAATATGCCGTCAAAGCTTAG